From the genome of Candidatus Dependentiae bacterium:
TGGTAAATAGCTTTCAAGCCAATGTATTTCAGTTTTTAAATTTTGATTTGAAATTATTTTATTTATCTTTGAATAACTTACATTAAAAAAATTTGGCGTTATTTGGGTAGTAGGTTTTTTAGAAACGGTTACAAAAACAGACTGCCCGTTTTTAATCTTAAAATCTTTTGCAGGATTCTGGCTTAATATTGTACCTTGAGGTAAATCCAAAACATCAATTTCTTTTAATAACGTTAATTTTAATGAATTTTGAGATAAAATACGTAAAGACTCTTGAATAGTTTTACCGGTAATATTTGGAACTAAAACATCTTTTTTACCAAAAAATCCAGATAAAATAAAATACCCAAGTAAAAAACCTAAAAATGGAATAAGCCAAGCTAAATTTGTAATATTTGTTTTAATATTCATGATTATTAAAAATCGATTTTAAATAAAAAATTCTTTTGGGTTCACTTGTAAGCCGGATTTTGTATCTTTAGTAAACTAAAGCGATAACCATCTATCTAAGCGACATACCCGCAAGTGTTAAAGAACAAGAGACATATAACTTGCTTACTTTGTCTTGCTCCGGATGGGGTTTACCTGATAAATAAATTACTTTATCCATCCGTGTGCTCTTACCACACATTTTCACCCTTACCTAAATAAATAGGCGGTTTTCTTTTCTGTGGCACTTTCCATGGGCTTGCGCCCCCCTTACTTGAAACCTTGTAAGGCATCCATCTTGTTAGGAGTCCGGACTTTCCTCTCCTGATATTATCAAGAGCGATTACCCCGCGAACCCAAAAGAATTAAACATCCTATTAACATACTATTAAAAATATTTAAAAACGTCGAATGGAAACCCATATATTTATTGAAAAATAAAATGTCCAAAAATATAATTTTGGCTAAAAAAACAATGCCTATAAACGGTATAAATACAAAAAAAGAGCTGAAATTTAGCATTTTTATCAATTTTTGATTAAAAAACAATATTGGTAAAACATAAAAAATAGAAACTCCGACAATACCATAGACCATATAATCTTGAATAAAAAATAAGCAAATTGCCAAAATTTTTATCGAAATATTTACTTTTTTATTTAAAAAAATCACGCTAAAAAAATAAACCAATAAACTCGATATCAAACATTTTTTTAATAAAACAAAACATAATAAATCAAAAACAAAAAAAATAATAAAATTTAGTATTATCATAAATTGATTGTAAAAGAATTATAGAAAACATAAAGAAAAAAATAAGCACCCGACTTTTCAATCAGATGCTTATTTTTTATAACCTGTTTTTATTACTTTTTTGCAGCAGGTCTTAGAGCCATTCTTTGTTTGCCTTTTTTAGGTTGCTTTGCGACTTTTTTCTTTGCAACCTTTTTCTTAGCTACTTTTTTTTTTGCTACTTTTTTCTTAGCTATTTTTTTTTTTGCAGCCTTCTTTGCGACTTTTTTCTTTGCTACTTTTTTCTTTGCTACTTTCTTTGCTACTTTTTTCTTAGCAACTTTTTTAGCAACTTTCTTTGCTACTTTTTTCTTTACAGCCATTTTTTCTCCTTTTTTATGCTCCAAATTGGAACAAATTTA
Proteins encoded in this window:
- a CDS encoding PASTA domain-containing protein — its product is MNIKTNITNLAWLIPFLGFLLGYFILSGFFGKKDVLVPNITGKTIQESLRILSQNSLKLTLLKEIDVLDLPQGTILSQNPAKDFKIKNGQSVFVTVSKKPTTQITPNFFNVSYSKINKIISNQNLKTEIHWLESYLPSKNLIAQYPLPGDSLDNKKLILYLSKGSNNFFIVPNFKGCSLSKLREAIEDSNVSLELFYKNTDYSYKAEDEIVVFDQKPIAGSIVDLSKKLYLQILVE